A genomic window from Paenibacillus thermoaerophilus includes:
- a CDS encoding DsbA family oxidoreductase codes for MKVEIWSDFACPFCYLGKRRFEAGLERFEHKDRVEVTFRSFELDPDAPVSVPYDVHDMLASKYGMSRERAKAWNDDVVRQAAEVGLEYRMDTLKLTNTLDAHRLTHYAAQFGKRAEVSELLFKAHFTDSRHIGERETLIEIAAQAGLDREETARVLDGGQFADEVRREEQEGAALGIRGVPFYVIDRKYGVSGAQSPDVFLDVLRKAWEESKPLTMVNPGAGSADGGVCADGTCAPERNRGDGQ; via the coding sequence ATGAAAGTAGAGATCTGGTCGGACTTCGCGTGTCCGTTTTGTTATCTCGGGAAGCGCCGGTTCGAGGCCGGGCTGGAGCGGTTCGAGCATAAAGATCGCGTGGAAGTGACCTTCCGCAGCTTCGAGCTGGACCCCGATGCGCCTGTGTCGGTGCCCTACGATGTCCACGATATGCTCGCGTCGAAATACGGGATGAGCCGGGAACGGGCGAAAGCTTGGAATGACGATGTCGTCCGGCAGGCGGCCGAGGTCGGCCTCGAATACCGGATGGATACGCTAAAGCTGACGAATACGTTGGATGCCCATCGCTTGACCCATTATGCGGCGCAGTTCGGCAAACGGGCGGAAGTGTCGGAGCTGCTGTTCAAAGCGCATTTTACCGATTCCCGGCATATCGGTGAGAGAGAGACCCTCATCGAGATCGCGGCGCAAGCCGGACTCGACCGGGAGGAAACCGCCCGGGTGCTGGACGGAGGGCAATTCGCCGACGAGGTTCGCCGCGAGGAGCAGGAGGGAGCCGCTCTGGGCATAAGAGGCGTGCCGTTTTATGTCATCGACCGCAAATACGGCGTGTCCGGAGCGCAGTCCCCCGACGTGTTCCTGGACGTGCTGCGGAAAGCCTGGGAGGAATCGAAGCCGCTGACGATGGTTAATCCCGGAGCGGGTTCGGCGGACGGCGGCGTCTGCGCGGACGGAACATGCGCGCCCGAGAGGAACCGCGGGGACGGCCAGTGA
- a CDS encoding DUF72 domain-containing protein, which translates to MIVIGLAGWGDHDSLYEQGIRGSKLSTYAEHFLTVEVDSSFYAIQPARVTAKWVDETPSEFRFVVKAYQGMTGHERRRGGGGRSGLSAGGASGADADFGPYASEEAIFAAFADSLAPIREAGKLGAVLFQFPPWFDCTREHVQRLCRVRELASDWPAAIEFRHQSWYSPEYRERTLAFLREQGWMHAVCDEPQVMPGSVPIVPAATHSEGTVVRFHGRNAAGWRASNAPNWREVRYLYDYSERELAEWKPLIQSLEAQSRNVYVIFNNNSGGHAAGSAKKLMALLGQRREPDIPRQMELF; encoded by the coding sequence ATGATCGTCATTGGACTTGCGGGATGGGGCGACCATGATTCGTTATACGAACAAGGCATACGCGGCAGCAAGCTGAGCACGTATGCCGAGCATTTTCTGACGGTCGAGGTGGACAGCTCGTTTTATGCGATCCAGCCCGCGCGCGTGACGGCCAAATGGGTAGACGAGACGCCGTCCGAATTCCGGTTTGTCGTCAAGGCGTACCAGGGCATGACCGGTCACGAGCGGCGGCGCGGGGGCGGCGGGCGTTCGGGACTCTCGGCGGGGGGAGCGTCTGGCGCGGACGCGGACTTCGGACCGTATGCTTCGGAGGAAGCGATATTCGCCGCGTTCGCCGATTCGCTTGCTCCGATCCGCGAAGCGGGCAAGTTGGGGGCCGTGCTGTTTCAGTTTCCCCCGTGGTTCGACTGTACCCGGGAGCATGTGCAGCGGCTGTGCCGGGTGAGGGAACTGGCCAGCGATTGGCCCGCGGCGATCGAATTCCGGCATCAGAGCTGGTACAGCCCCGAATATCGGGAGCGGACGCTGGCTTTCCTGCGGGAGCAGGGCTGGATGCACGCAGTTTGCGACGAGCCGCAGGTGATGCCGGGTTCGGTTCCGATCGTTCCGGCGGCGACGCACAGCGAGGGCACGGTCGTCCGGTTCCACGGGCGGAACGCGGCGGGCTGGCGCGCTTCGAATGCGCCGAATTGGCGGGAGGTCCGCTATTTGTACGATTACAGCGAGCGGGAGCTGGCCGAGTGGAAGCCGCTGATCCAATCGCTTGAGGCGCAGTCTCGCAACGTTTATGTCATTTTCAACAACAACTCCGGCGGACATGCGGCCGGCAGCGCCAAGAAGCTGATGGCGCTGCTCGGACAGCGCCGGGAGCCGGATATCCCCCGGCAGATGGAGCTGTTCTGA